Proteins from a genomic interval of Quercus robur chromosome 9, dhQueRobu3.1, whole genome shotgun sequence:
- the LOC126699646 gene encoding uncharacterized protein LOC126699646 isoform X2 — translation MLRQCGHIKASFVSDWPSVMVQKCGLRLLYQHDLSQFEQQLKHCNASISAHRDFICQFSGSGTIQEEGWTTHMPKIPNEVVSPLNKYDQLGGHSEYSFCFPPVEILHRFNYHSNEPSVKIDISNTFFNDNKWMGLVLCAYFSSDKHQTAIIEDPSSISHHLICILETDLVGPELGIYVHRTSKKDFTWLDIEGGFLWLCYIPYCPFLDKFNECSCIKASIISDWPGIIVQKCGLSIYHKGDDWFQKIIDHCIMENQHESQYFNDQLTARYKVKSSRATNQLSQSHLPGFDGSCDYNSCCPPIEIPRWFNIRSDKSHVTGRLTRKLHDRCTWLGVALCAVFFVTEDVAGLNDVMDSISSCKLICHLKASNGLSVKPRHIHWPTKENLMMSVLGGGFTWLTYIPRGSFPDWLYDCASIKFSFQTNCHYLKVQNCGLCPLYQHSVEEFKNCMKSESEFLGILDQKKTENINRKICSGIQNVIRKTDTLQGGCILLSYEGRGSFQNCLNQVSCIKASFRADCPGLKVEKCGLRLLYHYDLEEFEQTISHSRNSSLDGWDIICQGTSSRTSSSIRRKSNFGNLRGPIDPKVKGKPVLEE, via the exons ATGCTGCGTCAATGTGGCCACATTAAGGCTTCGTTTGTTAGTGATTGGCCAAGCGTGATGGTGCAAAAATGTGGGCTTCGTCTTTTGTACCAGCATGATCTGTCACAGTTTGAGCAACAACTAAAACATTGCAATGCTTCCATTTCTGCACATCGGGATTTCATATGTCAATTTAGCGGTAGTGGCACGATACAAGAGGAAGGATGGACGACGCATATGCCTAAAATTCCTAACGAAGTTGTATCTCCTCTCAATAAATATGACCAGCTG gGTGGGCACTCTGAATATTCATTTTGTTTTCCCCCAGTGGAAATTTTACATCGTTTCAATTATCATAGTAATGAGCCATCAGTGAAAATTGATATATCCAATACTTTTTTCAATGACAACAAATGGATGGGACTTGTTTTGTGTGCTTATTTTTCAAGCGATAAGCATCAAACTGCAATTATTGAAGATCCTTCATCGATTTCTCACCATCTTATTTGTATTTTGGAAACGGACCTAGTTGGTCCAGAGCTAGGAATCTATGTCCACCGCACCAGTAAAAAAGATTTTACGTGGCTAGATATTGAGGGTGGATTTCTTTGGCTGTGCTATATTCCATATTGTCCGTTTCTAGATAAGTTCAATGAATGCAGTTGCATCAAGGCTTCAATTATAAGCGATTGGCCAGGTATCATTGTGCAAAAATGTGGGCTTAGTATCTACCATAAGGGTGATGATTGGTTTCAGAAAATAATAGATCATTGCATTATGGAAAACCAACATGAATCTCAATATTTCAACGATCAATTAACAGCTCGTTATAAAGTGAAAAGTAGTAGAGCTACGAATCAGCTCTCCCAAAGCCACTTACCg GGCTTTGATGGATCCTGTGACTATAATTCTTGTTGCCCTCCAATTGAAATTCCGCGTTGGTTCAACATTCGAAGTGACAAGTCCCACGTGACAGGCAGACTAACTCGAAAATTGCATGATAGATGTACTTGGCTAGGCGTTGCTCTATGTGCAGTTTTTTTCGTTACAGAGGATGTGGCTGGTCTCAATGACGTTATGGATTCAATATCTTCTTGCAAACTTATTTGTCACTTGAAAGCAAGTAATGGCTTGAGTGTGAAACCTCGCCATATCCATTGGCCAACTAAAGAAAATCTCATGATGTCAGTGCTAGGTGGTGGATTCACTTGGCTGACCTACATACCACGTGGGTCGTTTCCTGATTGGCTATATGATTGTGCCTCCATCAAGTTTTCATTTCAGACAAATTGCCATTACTTGAAGGTGCAGAATTGTGGCCTTTGTCCATTGTACCAGCATTCGGTGGAAGAGTTCAAGAACTGCATGAAGTCCGAGTCTGAGTTTTTGGGCATCCTTGATCAAAAGAAGACTGAgaatataaatagaaaaatttgtTCTGGGATTCAGAATGTAATCCGCAAAACTGACACACTG CAAGGTGGATGCATTTTGCTATCCTATGAAGGGCGTGGGTCATTTCAAAATTGTCTGAATCAAGTGAGCTGCATTAAGGCTTCATTTAGAGCTGACTGCCCAGGTTTGAAGGTGGAGAAATGTGGCCTTCGTCTTTTGTACCATTATGATTTGGAAGAGTTTGAGCAAACAATAAGCCATAGCAGGAACTCCTCGTTGGATGGTTGGGATATCATCTGTCAAGGAACATCTAGTAGAACCTCCAGCTCTATCAGAAGGAAGTCTAATTTTGGAAATCTGAGGGGACCCATTGATCCTAAAGTCAAGGGCAAGCCAGTTCTGGAAGAATAA
- the LOC126699646 gene encoding uncharacterized protein LOC126699646 isoform X1, with protein sequence MLRQCGHIKASFVSDWPSVMVQKCGLRLLYQHDLSQFEQQLKHCNASISAHRDFICQFSGSGTIQEEGWTTHMPKIPNEVVSPLNKYDQLGGHSEYSFCFPPVEILHRFNYHSNEPSVKIDISNTFFNDNKWMGLVLCAYFSSDKHQTAIIEDPSSISHHLICILETDLVGPELGIYVHRTSKKDFTWLDIEGGFLWLCYIPYCPFLDKFNECSCIKASIISDWPGIIVQKCGLSIYHKGDDWFQKIIDHCIMENQHESQYFNDQLTARYKVKSSRATNQLSQSHLPGFDGSCDYNSCCPPIEIPRWFNIRSDKSHVTGRLTRKLHDRCTWLGVALCAVFFVTEDVAGLNDVMDSISSCKLICHLKASNGLSVKPRHIHWPTKENLMMSVLGGGFTWLTYIPRGSFPDWLYDCASIKFSFQTNCHYLKVQNCGLCPLYQHSVEEFKNCMKSESEFLGILDQKKTENINRKICSGIQNVIRKTDTLGRDQCIFYNSRLPSSEFLEWFSHRSDEPRLKIPLPPNLYNDSTWMGLVLCAYFAIDENPTTHFDILDSDITYGLVYHLQTNVGSVRPLVAYHLTKENLVMLQQGGCILLSYEGRGSFQNCLNQVSCIKASFRADCPGLKVEKCGLRLLYHYDLEEFEQTISHSRNSSLDGWDIICQGTSSRTSSSIRRKSNFGNLRGPIDPKVKGKPVLEE encoded by the exons ATGCTGCGTCAATGTGGCCACATTAAGGCTTCGTTTGTTAGTGATTGGCCAAGCGTGATGGTGCAAAAATGTGGGCTTCGTCTTTTGTACCAGCATGATCTGTCACAGTTTGAGCAACAACTAAAACATTGCAATGCTTCCATTTCTGCACATCGGGATTTCATATGTCAATTTAGCGGTAGTGGCACGATACAAGAGGAAGGATGGACGACGCATATGCCTAAAATTCCTAACGAAGTTGTATCTCCTCTCAATAAATATGACCAGCTG gGTGGGCACTCTGAATATTCATTTTGTTTTCCCCCAGTGGAAATTTTACATCGTTTCAATTATCATAGTAATGAGCCATCAGTGAAAATTGATATATCCAATACTTTTTTCAATGACAACAAATGGATGGGACTTGTTTTGTGTGCTTATTTTTCAAGCGATAAGCATCAAACTGCAATTATTGAAGATCCTTCATCGATTTCTCACCATCTTATTTGTATTTTGGAAACGGACCTAGTTGGTCCAGAGCTAGGAATCTATGTCCACCGCACCAGTAAAAAAGATTTTACGTGGCTAGATATTGAGGGTGGATTTCTTTGGCTGTGCTATATTCCATATTGTCCGTTTCTAGATAAGTTCAATGAATGCAGTTGCATCAAGGCTTCAATTATAAGCGATTGGCCAGGTATCATTGTGCAAAAATGTGGGCTTAGTATCTACCATAAGGGTGATGATTGGTTTCAGAAAATAATAGATCATTGCATTATGGAAAACCAACATGAATCTCAATATTTCAACGATCAATTAACAGCTCGTTATAAAGTGAAAAGTAGTAGAGCTACGAATCAGCTCTCCCAAAGCCACTTACCg GGCTTTGATGGATCCTGTGACTATAATTCTTGTTGCCCTCCAATTGAAATTCCGCGTTGGTTCAACATTCGAAGTGACAAGTCCCACGTGACAGGCAGACTAACTCGAAAATTGCATGATAGATGTACTTGGCTAGGCGTTGCTCTATGTGCAGTTTTTTTCGTTACAGAGGATGTGGCTGGTCTCAATGACGTTATGGATTCAATATCTTCTTGCAAACTTATTTGTCACTTGAAAGCAAGTAATGGCTTGAGTGTGAAACCTCGCCATATCCATTGGCCAACTAAAGAAAATCTCATGATGTCAGTGCTAGGTGGTGGATTCACTTGGCTGACCTACATACCACGTGGGTCGTTTCCTGATTGGCTATATGATTGTGCCTCCATCAAGTTTTCATTTCAGACAAATTGCCATTACTTGAAGGTGCAGAATTGTGGCCTTTGTCCATTGTACCAGCATTCGGTGGAAGAGTTCAAGAACTGCATGAAGTCCGAGTCTGAGTTTTTGGGCATCCTTGATCAAAAGAAGACTGAgaatataaatagaaaaatttgtTCTGGGATTCAGAATGTAATCCGCAAAACTGACACACTG GGCCGTGATCAATGCATTTTCTATAATTCCCGTTTGCCTTCAAGTGAATTTTTGGAGTGGTTCAGTCATCGGAGCGATGAGCCCCGGCTGAAAATCCCTCTACCTCCAAATTTGTACAATGATAGTACTTGGATGGGTTTGGTTCTATGTGCTTATTTTGCTATAGATGAGAATCCAACTACCCACTTTGACATTCTGGATTCAGATATTACTTATGGCCTTGTATATCATTTGCAAACCAATGTTGGTAGTGTGAGACCTCTTGTCGCTTATCACCTGACTAAAGAAAATCTCGTGATGTTACAGCAAGGTGGATGCATTTTGCTATCCTATGAAGGGCGTGGGTCATTTCAAAATTGTCTGAATCAAGTGAGCTGCATTAAGGCTTCATTTAGAGCTGACTGCCCAGGTTTGAAGGTGGAGAAATGTGGCCTTCGTCTTTTGTACCATTATGATTTGGAAGAGTTTGAGCAAACAATAAGCCATAGCAGGAACTCCTCGTTGGATGGTTGGGATATCATCTGTCAAGGAACATCTAGTAGAACCTCCAGCTCTATCAGAAGGAAGTCTAATTTTGGAAATCTGAGGGGACCCATTGATCCTAAAGTCAAGGGCAAGCCAGTTCTGGAAGAATAA
- the LOC126699646 gene encoding uncharacterized protein LOC126699646 isoform X3 yields MLRQCGHIKASFVSDWPSVMVQKCGLRLLYQHDLSQFEQQLKHCNASISAHRDFICQFSGSGTIQEEGWTTHMPKIPNEVVSPLNKYDQLGFDGSCDYNSCCPPIEIPRWFNIRSDKSHVTGRLTRKLHDRCTWLGVALCAVFFVTEDVAGLNDVMDSISSCKLICHLKASNGLSVKPRHIHWPTKENLMMSVLGGGFTWLTYIPRGSFPDWLYDCASIKFSFQTNCHYLKVQNCGLCPLYQHSVEEFKNCMKSESEFLGILDQKKTENINRKICSGIQNVIRKTDTLGRDQCIFYNSRLPSSEFLEWFSHRSDEPRLKIPLPPNLYNDSTWMGLVLCAYFAIDENPTTHFDILDSDITYGLVYHLQTNVGSVRPLVAYHLTKENLVMLQQGGCILLSYEGRGSFQNCLNQVSCIKASFRADCPGLKVEKCGLRLLYHYDLEEFEQTISHSRNSSLDGWDIICQGTSSRTSSSIRRKSNFGNLRGPIDPKVKGKPVLEE; encoded by the exons ATGCTGCGTCAATGTGGCCACATTAAGGCTTCGTTTGTTAGTGATTGGCCAAGCGTGATGGTGCAAAAATGTGGGCTTCGTCTTTTGTACCAGCATGATCTGTCACAGTTTGAGCAACAACTAAAACATTGCAATGCTTCCATTTCTGCACATCGGGATTTCATATGTCAATTTAGCGGTAGTGGCACGATACAAGAGGAAGGATGGACGACGCATATGCCTAAAATTCCTAACGAAGTTGTATCTCCTCTCAATAAATATGACCAGCTG GGCTTTGATGGATCCTGTGACTATAATTCTTGTTGCCCTCCAATTGAAATTCCGCGTTGGTTCAACATTCGAAGTGACAAGTCCCACGTGACAGGCAGACTAACTCGAAAATTGCATGATAGATGTACTTGGCTAGGCGTTGCTCTATGTGCAGTTTTTTTCGTTACAGAGGATGTGGCTGGTCTCAATGACGTTATGGATTCAATATCTTCTTGCAAACTTATTTGTCACTTGAAAGCAAGTAATGGCTTGAGTGTGAAACCTCGCCATATCCATTGGCCAACTAAAGAAAATCTCATGATGTCAGTGCTAGGTGGTGGATTCACTTGGCTGACCTACATACCACGTGGGTCGTTTCCTGATTGGCTATATGATTGTGCCTCCATCAAGTTTTCATTTCAGACAAATTGCCATTACTTGAAGGTGCAGAATTGTGGCCTTTGTCCATTGTACCAGCATTCGGTGGAAGAGTTCAAGAACTGCATGAAGTCCGAGTCTGAGTTTTTGGGCATCCTTGATCAAAAGAAGACTGAgaatataaatagaaaaatttgtTCTGGGATTCAGAATGTAATCCGCAAAACTGACACACTG GGCCGTGATCAATGCATTTTCTATAATTCCCGTTTGCCTTCAAGTGAATTTTTGGAGTGGTTCAGTCATCGGAGCGATGAGCCCCGGCTGAAAATCCCTCTACCTCCAAATTTGTACAATGATAGTACTTGGATGGGTTTGGTTCTATGTGCTTATTTTGCTATAGATGAGAATCCAACTACCCACTTTGACATTCTGGATTCAGATATTACTTATGGCCTTGTATATCATTTGCAAACCAATGTTGGTAGTGTGAGACCTCTTGTCGCTTATCACCTGACTAAAGAAAATCTCGTGATGTTACAGCAAGGTGGATGCATTTTGCTATCCTATGAAGGGCGTGGGTCATTTCAAAATTGTCTGAATCAAGTGAGCTGCATTAAGGCTTCATTTAGAGCTGACTGCCCAGGTTTGAAGGTGGAGAAATGTGGCCTTCGTCTTTTGTACCATTATGATTTGGAAGAGTTTGAGCAAACAATAAGCCATAGCAGGAACTCCTCGTTGGATGGTTGGGATATCATCTGTCAAGGAACATCTAGTAGAACCTCCAGCTCTATCAGAAGGAAGTCTAATTTTGGAAATCTGAGGGGACCCATTGATCCTAAAGTCAAGGGCAAGCCAGTTCTGGAAGAATAA